The Sabethes cyaneus chromosome 3, idSabCyanKW18_F2, whole genome shotgun sequence DNA window TTAGGCAAATgtaatgaaacaaaataaaagcaaattcaTATTCTGTTCCATGCAGGGAGATACAAAAATAAGGAAACACTCGTTTtccgtaaattttaaaaatgtttcaaacaattttgtaGCCACCTAGTCCTAGACTGATATTACTAGCACAACTCAAGTGGATGTAAAGCGGAATTGAGCATACTAAAACCAAGCATTACCAACGCAAATCAGCACTCACCCGTACACATCCCGTCTCTGAGTTCATATCCATCCGCGCATTTTCTGCACATATCTGGTCCATCACCGTCACATCCGTCACAGGATTTGTCACATTCtgtagagaaaaataaaaaattaactcTCAAGCATCACGCAGGCTAAATAATTTTACCTAAGCAACTAAAAGACCCTTCGTTGTTCACGCAAAACTGATGCTTAGTGCAGGTGTTGGCTGTGACACACTCATCAATATCCGTGCATCCACCTCGCTGGTTGTCCATGATCCAGCCACTCCGGCAAACGCGACAAGCTAACGAAGAAAGGGGAAATCAAGGTCAACTGACTATTGATTGAAGAGTTCACTGCAACCAACAGAACCTTACCATTTGGTCCCGCTCCGGTGCAACCTCCGGCGGCGCAAGCCTTATGGCACTTCGTGCAGAGCAGCTTGTCCGTGTCGCGAAATGCCTCGTAGTACTCCAGATTGCAGGTATCGCAATTATCCCCGGCATATCCTTCGTCGCAAGCACACCGACCGTTTCCTTTCCGAGTTCCGTTGCCCTTGCATTTACCGTTCCCAAAGCAGCTCGGACACGGGGCACAATCCGGGCCGTAAAACCCATCTGCGCAGCAAACCAAAGCTTGCTCGATACACAGCCATTCGTGTAAATCAGGTTGATTGGTCTGATGGTGCTTCCACCATTCCTCAATCAGCGATTCGTGCTCTTCAGCCAGCTGATGGCATTGGTCTTCTCCTCGGGTGACATCTCGGCAAAGACTTTCTTGAATTTCCACAAGCCTTAGTTCACTGGTTTTATAACTGCCAAGTCGTTCTTCTTCCCAAGCAGCATCACCGCCTTCGTGTTTCGACCGTTCGGTTCGTTTCATGCCATCGTGGAACGAATTTACCAGAACGGTACATGCTTTACAGGGCGGTAGTTTTTCGGATTTCTGACGCTCTTTTTTAGTCGATAGTGAATTCGGCAACAACTTAGGAATGTCGGCTTCAATTTGGCTAATAAATAAGACAAGTAAAAGTAAGGGTGCTAGCAGGTATTTTGTCCTCATTGCTTCGAGTAGTTTTAGCTTCACTTCAAGCAAACGCAATCTGAAAATCAATAACACGTCAGTGTTTTCTCCTCTGGCAGCAAGGTGCTGCTTGCGTTTtgtcaatttgttaaaaaacaCAGTTACCGTCCGATCCGATTAGTACTACTAATGTAATTGATCTACGATCGGAATTGTAATAATAATTACAACGAATTGCCTACCTGGGCTCAAAGAGCACTGCTTTGGAGCACCGCGAAACCTGAGACACGAAACACACCTGATTCGCAAGCAGATTTAATCCGTCGACCAGCAGCGGCAAGAACGTACACGGAAAACCAAAGGTACCCAACAGCTACGTTTAAGTAACCTAAAATTAGGTACTATTGATTCATCTTCAGCGTTGGGTAGTTTTGATATGTATACATTGAGTCAGATTTACTTAATAAAACGGTAATATGCGCATATGCAATGTTGAGTACTACACTCCAACTTAACGTTGAGTAGATTGTACCTAACGTTGGATGAAAATATGTTGAACTGTAGCGGCGTGCTTTGTTGATGGTGCGGATCGTTTTATTTCGTGATTCGTTTTATCCATGGAGGCAGCATAACGTTCgcggttttgtttttctgtgcTGTGCTATGCTGTGACGAGTGTTCGAAATTGGTAAGTGAGTAATTTATGTGTAAAGCTGTCGATTTTAAAACTTTATTTTCTGAAGGACAGCTTAAGGATGATGA harbors:
- the LOC128744348 gene encoding cysteine-rich with EGF-like domain protein 2 isoform X1: MRTKYLLAPLLLLVLFISQIEADIPKLLPNSLSTKKERQKSEKLPPCKACTVLVNSFHDGMKRTERSKHEGGDAAWEEERLGSYKTSELRLVEIQESLCRDVTRGEDQCHQLAEEHESLIEEWWKHHQTNQPDLHEWLCIEQALVCCADGFYGPDCAPCPSCFGNGKCKGNGTRKGNGRCACDEGYAGDNCDTCNLEYYEAFRDTDKLLCTKCHKACAAGGCTGAGPNACRVCRSGWIMDNQRGGCTDIDECVTANTCTKHQFCVNNEGSFSCLECDKSCDGCDGDGPDMCRKCADGYELRDGMCTGNIDSKQYQVTETVDDKDEL
- the LOC128744348 gene encoding cysteine-rich with EGF-like domain protein 2 isoform X2, giving the protein MRTKYLLAPLLLLVLFISQIEADIPKLLPNSLSTKKERQKSEKLPPCKACTVLVNSFHDGMKRTERSKHEGGDAAWEEERLGSYKTSELRLVEIQESLCRDVTRGEDQCHQLAEEHESLIEEWWKHHQTNQPDLHEWLCIEQALVCCADGFYGPDCAPCPSCFGNGKCKGNGTRKGNGRCACDEGYAGDNCDTCNLEYYEAFRDTDKLLCTKCHKACAAGGCTGAGPNACRVCRSGWIMDNQRGGCTDIDECVTANTCTKHQFCVNNEGSFSCLECDKSCDGCDGDGPDMCRKCADGYELRDGMCTDTSSEKRNQYVNFTRYLTYLGLCIATCIVLQSSTWLAALVGVAVAVYISVSEYWLNTNPQGSSAPSPKILDDILQQQ